The window CCGACGGCACGACCGAGGTGCTGCGCGACGAGCAGGCGGCGGGCTGGCCCGCGCTGCGCGCGCCGAACCGTCCGCTGCCGCGCATCAAGCTGTTCCACCACGAGGTCAACCAAGGGAAGGGCGCCGCGCTGCGCACCGGCTTCAAGCACGCGACCTGCGACGTCTTCCTGACCCAGGACGCGGACCTCGAGTACGACCCCGCGGACTACGAGAAGCTGATGCTGCCGATCTACGACGGCCGCGCCGACGCCGTCTACGGCAGCCGCTTCGCCGGCTACCCGCGTCGCGTCCTCTTCTTCTGGCACTCGCTCGGCAACAAGGTCCTGACCACGCTGTCGAACATGCTCTGCAACCTGAACCTGACGGACATGGAGACCGGCTACAAGGCGATCCGTCGGGAGATGGTGCAGGCGATGGTGCTGACCTCGAACCGCTTCGGCATCGAGCCGGAGATCACGGCGAAGCTCGCGCGGCTGCGCGCGCGGATCTACGAGGTGCCGATCTCGTACAGCGGCCGCTCCTACAGCGAGGGCAAGAAGATCGGCTGGAAGGACGCCGTGTCTGCGGTGTGGACGATGCTGCGCTGCGCGCTGACCGACGACCGCGAGGCGATCGATCCGCTGCACGCGACGCTGCGCCGCATGGCGGCGCTCGACCGCTACAACGCCTTCCTGTTCGAGCAGATCCGCCCAGCGATCGGGCAGCGCGTGCTCGAGGTCGGAGCGGGCACCGGCAACTTGACGCAGTTCCTGCGCGACCGCGACGTCGTGGTCGCGACCGACGTCGACGCGGACTACGTCGAGCTCCTGCGGCGGCGCTTCGAGCACCACACCAACGTCGACGTCGCGCTGTTCGACCTCGGCGCCGAGCCGCCGCAGCGTCTCAAGAGCACGCGCTTCGACACCATCATCTGCTTGAACGTCCTCGAGCACGTCGCCGACGACCGCGGCGCGCTCGTGCGCCTGCGCGAGCTGCTCGAGCCCGGCGGACGGCTCGTTCTGCTCGTGCCCGCGCACCAGGCGCTGTACGGCGCGATCGACGAGGCGATCGGCCACCACCGTCGCTACCAGCGCGACGCGCTGCTGCGGTTGCTCGACGAGACCGGCTTCCGCGTCGAGCGCCACATGCACGTCAACGCGACGTCGATCCCGGGCTGGCTCTTGAACGGCAAGCTGCTCAAGCGGCGCAGCGTGCCGGGCATGCAGGCGCGGCTCGCGAACCGGCTGGTTCCGCTCTACCGCCTCGAGCGCAAGCTCAACCTGCCGTTCGGCCTGTCGGTGATCGCGATCGCGCGGCGCGACGATGCGCCGGCGGTCGCGGCGGCCGGGTCCTGAGCGGCAGATGCCGTGGCGCAGCTCGAGCCTCCGCGCGCACCGCTTCTGGCGCGGCGCGCCGGCTGCGGAGGCCGAGCCGGCGTCGCGCGCGCACGTGAGCGCGCGTCGCGCGGTCGCCGGCGCGGGCGCAGGCGCGTTGAGCGGTGGTGCGACGCCTGCGTACCTCGACGACGAGCCGGCACACGAGCACGAGGCTGAGCACGACCACGAGCGCGCGGACGCTTCTTCGCCGCCTCCTGCACCGCCCGCCGTGGCGCCGCTGCGCTGCCGCGCCTGCGGCGGCCCGGGCACGGCGCTGTTCGTCAAGCGCGGCTTCGTCGTCGCCGCCTGCGCCGACTGCGGCTGCCACTTCGTGCCCGATCCGGTGCCCGCCGCCGCGACCTACGACGAGGCCTACTTCGCGGGCGAAGGCGAGTGCGGCTACGGCGACTACCTCGCCGACCGCGAGCTGATCCTCGCCAACTTCGCGCGCCGCGCGCGCTGGATCGCGAGGCTGGCGCCGGGCGGGCGCGTGCTCGACGTCGGCGCCGCGTACGGATTCTTCGTCGCGGCGGCGCGCGCCTGCGGTTTCTCGGCGTGCGGCCTCGAGCCGGTCCCCGCGTGCGCCGCGTTCGCGCGCCGCGAGCTCGACGTCGACATCTTCACCGGACGCATCGAGGACGCGCCGCTGCCCGCGGGCTCGTTCGACGTCGTCACGCTGTTCGACGTGATCGAGCACCTGCCGCAGCCGCTCGTCGCGCTGCGCCGCATCCGCGAGCTGCTCACGCCGGGCGGCATCGTCGTCGTCGAGACGGGCGACCTGGGCGGTCTCCTCGTGCGGGTCATCGGCTCGCGCTGGTACTACTACGACCCGCCGCAGCACCTGACGTACTTCAGCGTCGAGAGCCTCGAGCAGCTGCTGGCGCGCGCCGGCTTCGCGCCGCCGTGCGAGGTCGGCTACCTCGGGCGTGCAGTGTCGGTGCGCAACTTCTGCCACCAGCTCGGGCGCGCGCTCGGCGACGGCGTGCTCGGCGCGGCGAGCCGGCTCGTGTCGCGCTCGCCGCTCGCCCACTGGACGTTTCCGGTGACCGACCGCGGCAACGCGTTCGTCGCGGCGGCGCGCCGCCTGGCTTGACGGACGTGGCCGGCGCGTCGCGCGCACGACGCCGGCCCGGCGCGCGCGAGCGGCGCCGCGGCGGCGACCGGGTTCCGGGGAGCACGGGGAGCTGATGGCGCGGCTCTTTCTCGCCTGGACCACGGCGCTCGCGATCGCGTCGTGGCTCGGCGTCACGCTCGCGGAGCTCGAGGCGTTCTCGCCCTGGCCGCCGCTCGTCGCCGCGGCGCTCGCCTTCGTCGCGTGCGTGCTGCTGCTGCGCGGCGGTGGAGCAGGGTGGCTTCCCGAGCGCGCCGCGGCGCTGCCGGTCGTCGCGCTGCTGCTCGGCGCGACGCTGTGGCCCGTCGTCGACACGACGCTGCTCAGCCAGGACGCGAGCGTGCACCGCGCGAGCGGCCGCTGGCTCGCGCGCACCGGCTCCCTCGCCATCCCGGACGACACCTTCGCGGCGCTCGACGAGGACGGGCGGCTGAAGCTCTTCGGCGGCGCGAGCGTGAGCCCGAGCCGCGTGTCCTTGACGCGACTGCCGGGCGGCATCGTGCTGCCCGACACGCACGGCCACGTCGCGTACCCGAGCTTCTCGCACCTGCTCGCGGTGTGGATCGCGATCGCCGACGGGATCGGCGGTCCGGGCGCGATCGATCTCGTCGGACCGCTGTTCGCGGTGACCGCGTGGTGGGCGGTCGGGCTCGTCGCGCTGCTCGACGCGGGGTTGCTCGCTGCGCTCGCCGCGCCGCTGCTGCTCGCGGCGCTGTTCCCCGAGCACTGGTTCGCGCGCTTCCTGATGCCGGAGATCCTCGCGCAGGCGCTGGTGTGGTCGGGCGTCGCCGCGGCGCGCCTCGCCGTGCGGGCGGAGGAGCTCGGCGCGGAGCACGGACGCGCGCGCTGGGTGGCCGCGGCGGCGTGCGGGCTGCTGCTCGGCGTCGCGGGTTTCGCGCGCCTCGAGCTGTTCTGGGTGTTCGTCCCGGCGCTGCTGGTCGCGCGCGCGCTCACGCGCGGCGACCACCGGCTGTTGCCGCGCGGCGCGCTTCCGGTGTTCGTCGTGGTCGCGCTGCACGCGGTGCTGCACCTCTTCGTCGTGCCGACCGACTACGCGAACCGCATCTTCAAGCAGGTCGTGGGCGCGACCTTTCCGCTCGTCGTCTTCATCAACGACCTGACCGGGCAGAACGGCCCGCTCACGCTGTTCCTCATCTTCTACGTCATCCCGGCGCTGCTGCTCGCGGGTGGGGTCGCGTTCCTGTGGTTCGCGACGCGCGTCGAGCGGCGGCGGCCGGGATTCCGCGTGCGCGCCTCGGCGGCGCTGGTCGGCCTGCCGTGGCTCGCGCTGATCTACCGCCACGGATTGCCCGAGCACTTCCCGGCGCTGCGCTCGCTGGCGCTCTACGTGCCGTGGCCGACGTGGCTCGCGGTCGGCCTCGGCGCGCTGCGCCTGCCGCGCTGGACCGGGCTCGATCTCGCGCTGCTGCTGCTCGCGCTCGATCAGGTCGTGCACGCGCGCGTCACCGACCTGCAGCCGTGGGCGTCGCGCCGTCTGGTGACGGTGGTGTTGCCGCTCGTCGTGCTGGCGGCGGTGCGGGCGCTCGCGT is drawn from Candidatus Binatia bacterium and contains these coding sequences:
- a CDS encoding bifunctional glycosyltransferase/class I SAM-dependent methyltransferase encodes the protein MRAASSIVTGAARAASDMEPNQVLSAAPRRPTLSVIVPVYNERATIREILRRVACRPEVDELIIVDDCSTDGTTEVLRDEQAAGWPALRAPNRPLPRIKLFHHEVNQGKGAALRTGFKHATCDVFLTQDADLEYDPADYEKLMLPIYDGRADAVYGSRFAGYPRRVLFFWHSLGNKVLTTLSNMLCNLNLTDMETGYKAIRREMVQAMVLTSNRFGIEPEITAKLARLRARIYEVPISYSGRSYSEGKKIGWKDAVSAVWTMLRCALTDDREAIDPLHATLRRMAALDRYNAFLFEQIRPAIGQRVLEVGAGTGNLTQFLRDRDVVVATDVDADYVELLRRRFEHHTNVDVALFDLGAEPPQRLKSTRFDTIICLNVLEHVADDRGALVRLRELLEPGGRLVLLVPAHQALYGAIDEAIGHHRRYQRDALLRLLDETGFRVERHMHVNATSIPGWLLNGKLLKRRSVPGMQARLANRLVPLYRLERKLNLPFGLSVIAIARRDDAPAVAAAGS
- a CDS encoding class I SAM-dependent methyltransferase, whose translation is MAPLRCRACGGPGTALFVKRGFVVAACADCGCHFVPDPVPAAATYDEAYFAGEGECGYGDYLADRELILANFARRARWIARLAPGGRVLDVGAAYGFFVAAARACGFSACGLEPVPACAAFARRELDVDIFTGRIEDAPLPAGSFDVVTLFDVIEHLPQPLVALRRIRELLTPGGIVVVETGDLGGLLVRVIGSRWYYYDPPQHLTYFSVESLEQLLARAGFAPPCEVGYLGRAVSVRNFCHQLGRALGDGVLGAASRLVSRSPLAHWTFPVTDRGNAFVAAARRLA